One part of the Odontesthes bonariensis isolate fOdoBon6 chromosome 13, fOdoBon6.hap1, whole genome shotgun sequence genome encodes these proteins:
- the hspa9 gene encoding stress-70 protein, mitochondrial codes for MLSVAKSVSRTLPINCSRNVSSLIKQACWSGFQPDALRTLSRRDYASEAIKGAVIGIDLGTTNSCVAVMDGKQAKVLENAEGARTTPSVIAFTADGERLVGMPAKRQAVTNPQNTLYATKRLIGRRYDDAEVQKDLKNVPYKIVRASNGDAWVEAHGKMYSPSQAGAFVLIKMKETAENYLGAKVKNAVVTVPAYFNDSQRQATKDAGQIAGLNVLRVINEPTAAALAYGLDKTQDKVIAVYDLGGGTFDVSVLEIQKGVFEVKSTNGDTFLGGEDFDQHLLRHIVKEFKRETGVDLLKDNMALQRVREAAEKAKCELSSSLQTDINLPYLTMDASGPKHLNMKLTRAQFEGIVADLIRRTVAPCQKAMQDAEVSKGDIGEVLLVGGMTRMPKVQQTVQDLFGRAPSKSVNPDEAVAIGAAIQGGVLAGDVTDVLLLDVTPLSLGIETLGGVFTKLINRNTTIPTKKSQVFSTAADGQTQVEIKVCQGEREMAADNKVLGQFTLVGIPPAPRGVPQVEVTFDIDANGIVHVSAKDKGTGREQQIVIQSSGGLGKDDIENMIKNAEKYAEEDKRRKERVEAVNTAEGIVHDTESKMEEFKDQLPADECTKLKEEITKVRNLLANKDSETGENIKQAANELQQASLKLFEMAYKKMAAERDSSSSSSGSGSSDGEKKEGQQ; via the exons GCATGTTGGAGCGGCTTCCAACCAGATGCTCTCAGAACCCTCTCCAGAAGGGACTATGC GTCTGAAGCCATTAAGGGTGCAGTCATTGGCATTGACCTGGGAACCACTAACTCATGTGTTGCAGTGATGGATGGGAAACAGGCCAAG GTACTGGAGAATGCTGAGGGGGCTCGGACAACCCCTTCAGTCATCGCTTTCACAGCAGATGGGGAACGTTTGGTGGGCATGCCTGCTAAACGGCAGGCCGTCACCAACCCTCAGAACACGCTATACGCCACCAAGAGACTGATCGGACGACGCTATGATGACGCAGAGGTCCAAAAAGACCT GAAGAATGTCCCCTATAAGATTGTTCGCGCATCTAATGGTGACGCTTGGGTGGAGGCTCATGGGAAAATGTACTCCCCCAGTCAAGCTGGAGCCTTCGTCCTCATTAAGATGAAGGAGACTGCAG AAAACTACCTGGGAGCCAAAGTGAAGAACGCTGTGGTCACTGTTCCAGCCTACTTCAATGATTCCcagagacag GCCACCAAAGATGCTGGTCAGATTGCTGGTTTGAATGTCTTGCGTGTGATCAATGAGCCGacagctgctgctctggcctATGGTTTGGACAAAACCCAGGACAAAGT TATTGCTGTATATGATCTGGGTGGAGGTACGTTTGATGTCTCAGTCCTGGAGATCCAAAAGGGAGTTTTTGAGGTGAAGTCTACAAATGGTGACACCTTTCTGGGAGGAGAGGACTTTGACCAGCACCTTCTCCGACACATAGTGAAGGAATTTAAGAGGGAG ACTGGTGTAGACCTGTTGAAGGACAACATGGCTCTTCAGAGAGTTCGAGAGGCAGCTGAAAAGGCCAAGTGTGAGCTGTCCTCATCCCTACAG ACTGACATCAACCTCCCCTACCTGACCATGGATGCTTCTGGTCCCAAACATCTCAACATGAAGCTGACTCGTGCCCAGTTTGAGGGCATTGTAGCCGACCTGATCCGTCGCACTGTGGCACCTTGTCAGAAGGCTATGCAAGACGCCGAGGTGTCCAAGGGAGACATAGGAGAGGTGCTGCTCGTGGGAGGCATGACCCGCATGCCCAAG GTTCAACAGACAGTCCAAGACTTGTTTGGCCGTGCTCCCAGCAAGTCTGTCAACCCTGATGAGGCTGTTGCAATAGGAGCAGCCATCCAGGGTGGCGTCCTGGCTGGTGACGTCACCGACGTCCTTCTCTTGGATGTCACTCCACTGTCTCTGGGTATCGAGACTCTAGGAGGCGTTTTCACTAAACTTATCAACAGGAACACCACCATTCCCACCAAGAAGAGCCAG GTGTTTTCCACAGCCGCTGATGGACAAACACAGGTGGAGATCAAGGTATGTCAGGgcgagagagagatggcagcaGACAACAAGGTGCTGGGTCAGTTCACTCTGGTGGGAATCCCACCTGCCCCTCGTGGAGTCCCTCAGGTCGAGGTCACCTTTGACATTGACGCCAATGGCATTGTCCATGTTTCTGCGAAGGATAAGGGCACAGGACGCGAGCAGCAGA TTGTAATCCAGTCATCAGGAGGTCTTGGTAAAGATGACATTGAGAACATGATCAAGAATGCTGAGAAGTATGCAGAGGAGGACAAGAGGAGAAAG GAACGCGTCGAGGCCGTCAACACGGCTGAGGGCATCGTCCATGACACGGAATCAAAGATGGAGGAGTTCAAGGATCAGCTGCCCGCTGATGAG TGCACCAAGCTGAAGGAGGAGATTACAAAAGTCAGGAATCTTCTGGCCAATAAGGACTCAGAAACGGGAGAGAACATCAAACAAGCAGCCAACGAATTGCAGCAGGCGTCACTCAAACTCTTTGAAATGGCCTATAAGAAG ATGGCAGCAGAGCGGGACAGCAGCAGCTCGAGCTCGGGCTCAGGCTCATCAGACGGAGAGAAGAAAGAGGGCCAGCAATAG